The genomic DNA ACTGCACAGAACGCACAACGTTACTACTAAACAATTTTTCGTTTCGAAGAACAACAATACGTATATGCTAATTCTGTCCCGAACCTGGCATCCTTCCAGTAAGACTTCTGGTCTAACTTTGGAACAACAAGAGTAGCATTTAGTATTCTTGCCGCAACAACAGCATCTACAATCTGCAGAACAAGCCATATGATTACACAAGATATAGAATATCATTTCCAGATGAAAGAAGTAGATCCATTAGCTGATTAAGAGTAAACAAATGCTCGTATTGTGATAGTCTATGGGAGATAGGTAATGAACAAGAGAAGTCAAGAAACTCACTCCAGTTCGCTGTTGATTCAAACCACCACTAGTGGCGATTACCAAGTATCTATCATTTCTCGTCACTGTTTTCGCATCTACAAACAAGTAATCGGATATTAACACCAATGCCTGATTCCAAGTTCCAACTAATCGAAAGATTCATACTTTGGTAAGATCAATAGTGAATAATGATTAAAGAGAGCTGTTACGCACTTGCGAACTTGTTGCTGGCATTGCTGCATCCATAGAAGAACTCAGCATTTCGTGAACGCCAGATATCACGATCTGGTCTGCCTCCACCTCTCTGTAATCCGATGGACCCAAAAATCATCAAATAGGTTctaaaagtttcaatctttagcGAAAgaataaatgaagaaaaaaagaaacacactaACCGGAACTCGAAAACCGGTAGCTTTGATCGGATCATTGGATGAGTAGCGAACGCCAGGGTGAAGGCGATCGGAATCTCCAGGAGGCGgagcaaagaaagagagaaaagcgaAGAGAATGAGGAGAGATAAGGAGACGGCGAAAACGAGAGGAAGGAGACGGCGGAGACGGTTGTAGTAAGGGTACCGCCGCCGATGGAAACTCATGGCGGCCGCCGCGTAACTACCTCGCCGCACTGAGAgagatttgaaaagaaaaagaaaaaaaaaaagattggatttttagaaatcaaaacatgTTTTTAGAATGTTACTGTATTTGACAAAAAGGATCACAGAAGAGCATTGTTGTCGATCACGAGCGACAACAACTCTTTTTCTTCAAACAAACATATGaatcagagaaagagaaatcgagttccttttgtttcttcaccACTTTTATAGACAGAGAGCTATACTAGTTTTAGTGTTTATTAAAAGCTGTAAATTTTGATGACTGAATTAACTTTATTACCTAACTTTAtacattattaaattaatattaaggtgtaaaataaaaagtatcGAAATCTTAAGTGATCTTAAGACGGCAGTCGGCAGCAGCATTAGTTCTAAAATTGAGTTATAAGCTTAAGCTTTTGTCAAAATCACATTTTTGTGTAACTTTAGTTGTTATATcctttgagaaaaaaacattattatcagggatatatcatatatatgcaGGAATCAATGGAGTTTACATATGACAGATGTCCCCAAGTcggcaaaaacaaacaaacaaatgtcTCCAATAGTTGACAAAAGAAGAATGAGAATTGTCCTCAGTAATTAAGTTAAATACTATATAGGAGTGGCATTTTATATCTACGATTTGTTTGCCATTGAGTGAATCTTCATATTCTCATTCTACACTATTCTAGTCCATTTTGGctaaagggaaaaaaatatcttctcCTTTCTACTTCTgcttttttactttgaaaaatatcttctttttctttgcattGTTGGTACAATATTGGATGGTATTCTATTCTATGGTGTGAAATCATCTAAACTATAAGGATAGGTCCTCTATCTATGGTAAACATTTTGTATTTGGATgagtaaaatacaaataaaagaaaagatgagaGAAACAGGAGCAAGTTGTAAACATTATTACGTTTGTTTCTGTCGTTTGCATCTGTCCTTTATGTTTTCACAgtaattattctttttcttgttttaagtgAATCAAGTTTCAAGATCATGTCTTATTCATATGCATTGTACcctttttaaatttataacttGGGTTAGAAAAATACAAGTACAACTTCGGATAACCAAGTTTCATGTGCAATTAGAATTTCTTTGgctatttattaaataaataaaaaatactacaataacaaaatctaaaataaatactaaaactCAATCTCATTTGATAATGGTTCGCAATTGGCCTAGTTTTTATAGGTGGGTTGTAGCCGCTTAACAATGCTTCTAACCGTCTTGTTGATCCGTCTCATCAAACCGTCTTAATAAACCACCAAAACCAACCGTTCGTTTGGTTGATTTGGTGACCTCCAAAACGGTTGCACGCCATCAATTAGAATCACCAGTTTGTACATgatacaaaaccaaaacgaaGCAGCTTCCGTGAACTGGCAGAGAATCAACAGCCAAGAGGAAGAAACCAAAACCGCTCTTCTTTAAGAAAGAACAATGAACAGTTCACATTCTACCTATTAACCATACTTTTTGGAGAGTTCTTTGGCCCAAGGGCTTTGGTTTTCTGACCATATAATTCGGGACTCGAGCAGCGCGCACCATCTTAGATTCAGAAGTGCTGCAGCAAGATGCTCCTCAGAGTCTCTGAACAGCTCGATTATCTTTGTTTCGGCTTCAGGATCTTCACTCATGATGAAATTTTCCTCAagctcttttttcttctcctgaAGActctctttgtcttcttcgttgAGCATCCTTAAGCTCAGAACATTCAAAGCTTCTAAAGCTGTTGCATGATACCCTTGTTCCACATAGCAAGTGAAAACATAATGGCATGTCGTTGGATCTGGATTCACTTTCTCTCGGTGCATTTGCTCCACTATGTACTCAATCACATCAATCATTCCCTGCAGACAAAGTTATGTGCACACTAAagcagtttgttttttttcattacttttAGCGTTTTGACAACAAATTTATTTACCTTCTCAAATGCTTTACGCAAAATGGTGTTGTATGATAAGACATCAAGATGTATCTCTTCCAATGCAGCTTGATCCAAGAGATTAAGTGCCTCCTCGAAATTCCTATCATTCAACAAAATCTAAGAGAATTTCACAGCTTTCGTTAGTTGGAAAAGAAAGGAACAGGAATAAGCTGCTAGATTTGGCAGCAAACATTTAAAATGGTAACCAGATACTCTGTTATTACCTTCATCAAAGCAGTAAACGTAACAGCTTTTGGAGCAAACCCGTCACGGATCATCATGGAAACTAGAGCACAAGCTgatttataagattgaataatGCTGCAACAATCAATCATTATATTGTAGGTAGCAGCGTCTGCAGGACAGCCACTTGATATCATCCGTTTGAATATATTGATCACCAAATCAGTCTGCATGTAATTTAAGAATTAGCGATCAATCAATATTGCTATATGTATACTGGTCAATGAAAACTTCTATAAAACTATCACATGATGAATACTTACTTCGTTTGCCTCGAGAAGTGAATGAAGCACTATGTTGTATGTAGGCGTGCCTAGATACGTGTTGCTGTAAACACTCAGGTTCTCAGCTTTTTGCAGGTGTCTGATCATCTCATTCACCATTCCTTCAGCTCCGAGGGCTCTCAgctggagaaagaaaaaggaaagggTAAACAATAAGTTCATCGTGCTGATTGATACTAGTGCCTTAAAAGGACTTTCCCAGCTGCTTTTAAACTAAATTATGTCACAtctgattcatcttcttcaaacaGATTAAGAATTAGCTATATGAGCAGAAACTAACCACATTCCGCCTTGAGATAGGACTGTGCTGAAAACCGTTTCTCAGCATGTCCATTTCTATAGCATTAATCCTTTTACAGCAGTCTACTTGGGACAACATGTTGCCCTCCTCATATGGTGCATTCACATTACCAAATAATGAAAAGAGCAGTTCATAGGTTCTCATATCTGGACGCAGTTTTAGCTGTTTCATTCTAGCCAAAACCTGGACAGCACGCTCTGGTTGATCCTACAAAGCAATAGGTAGAAATTGAATCTCACAGTGACACGAAAATTAGCAGAACAAAGTTGTTTAGGTTCAGGGGTTATGTACTAAATATTGCCACATAATAACAAGACCTATGAAACATGACAAATATTTAGAGTAAGAGTTAATAGAACAGAACATGAACCCTGTTCTAAGCGTCCCCTATGATTAGAGCGGCAACATAGTCACAAGTATGgtcttttgaaatttttattgcATCTAGGATCAAACTTGGGTACTTGAGGATTCGGGTTAAACAGAGAACACAACAGCGAAAGGTAAAAGAGGTATTAAGTGTAACTGGCTTTCAATATGTAGAATCAGAATAACTAACCAAGGAGTCATATGCAGCAAGAAGGTTATTAAAAGGATATGCGTGCGAGCATTCAGATATTTGATCCAGTAAATGTTCAGCTAAATCAACTTGAAAGGCTTTACTGCAATAGGCTGAAACCGTAGCAAGAGTTGAATCATATGGTTTCAGATTCTGCTGCTGCATAACTTTCAACTGCGTCGAGATACAGAATATAAACAGAAAtcgttataaaaaaaaagaagctaaaatacagaaagaaagaaattatgAAACAGATGGCATAAACTCTTACCAGTGACATGCCATATTCGTATCCTCCTGGAAATGCAACAGCTCTAATAAAACCATCATATGTGTGGCTTGATGGTAGCAACCCAAGATTTTGCATCTGTTAGTGTAGATAAGAAGAAAGTCAGAAATGAATTTTCATCAAATATCACAAAGCACGACAGGAACCAGTTAGGAAAGAAAAGGGAAGCGTCCAGCTATTTACTAGAATTCTACAGCTCAACAAGGACGATAGAAAGCTGGTATCAATTATCATGAAAGCTTGGAAATTTCAACCAAGGCCATagacaaaatatcaaatttccCATTCAGAGTCGTTAATTCAACTGTCTCTTTCAAAGAGGGGTTTCTCATAACTCTACAGTATAGGACGCAGTGCAGAGTGAGTGAATAAGGACGTGGAATAAATGAATGGGAAAGGGGTAGGAGATACCTGCAACATTAGCTGCTTTGCTAGCTCAGAGTTTTTAGATTGTCCACACGCATGAATCACATCATTGAACGACCACCTGAGGATCCTAGTTGCAGGTGTTTTGTTTTGGCCTCTTGGCAAAGCCATTCTAGAAGACTCAATTTCATTACTCTGTGCACCAGACGAATTGCTCTCCACAATGTTATTGCCATGAGCATCCAACCTTGGCGAAACCATGTGATCATTTACTCCAAAAGCAACTTTCTCTGATCCGGTTTCACCATTTGATGGTACAGGAATATCCAGTCTCGTGGAATGCAATTTTCCTCCTCTGGATTGAACAAAGAGCTCTCCTCTTAAAGCTAGATCCACCATGTACTGCAATAATTCATATGCTGATTTCAAATCCCCCAACCTCGTATAGGACCATATGAATTTTCTGAGAGAGACTATATTGAGACTATAGTGGTCGATATAGTGTCTCCAGATATCATTGACAGCTGATAGGTTGCGCTGAAAAACTGCAAGCTGAAAATAATAGTAATCAGATAACAAAGAAAACTAAGATCAACTATGAAGATCAATGTAATTGAAACCTCTATGTCAAGGAACAATATAAAGTCCTTAAGAGACAGGAAAGCTAAAAATGGGGACAATCACGGAAATATAAGTTTTGTCCATATCTCTTATACTCcaaaattaaaagttgacaTATGAACAACTCTtgaaaaggaaaagataaaGGCCTTGAAATGAGATATGTTCTTTAACTAACCTTGAGAAGTGCTGCATATGTTATTTCATTCTTCCCCACACTCCGTTGATCCATCAATTCCAAACATTTTCTAGCGTGATATCCACTTCTCGTTTTTGCACAGGCTCCAAGAAAATAGTTATAGATGGGCAGAATAGGAGAGATACTATCATCTTCTCCGACAGAGTGAATAAACTCTGATGCCTGAACAAATATGGGCAGAGAAATCAGTAGATAAACGTGAGTAACTATATTATGTAGGGAAATACTAAATATATGATTGGACTATTTGCATACCTTATCCAAGTGTCCCCCATTACAAAGGGTTTGTACTATGAACAAAAAAGATCTGCTGTCCAGACTGATTTCCTTCTTACACATTACACTGTAAGTCTCCATGACAAACTACAGAAACAAATTACAGCCTTGGGGTTAGAGACAGCCAGAGTAGTGTACTACGAGAAACTAATTAGAGATATACATCTCAGCCACAACAAAACTTCAGTGATAGATAACTCTAAAACTatgcaacatatataaaaacaggTGCAAACAAAGTTTAATCATCCACCAAAAGACAAGCCTAAAGATATATCAACTTACCACAGGATCCGGTGATCGAGCACAATAATTAAGAATAACATGAAAATCATCAGCACCAAGTGAATAATTCCCCTGTATTAACTCTAGAAGCAGAGCTGACGCTCCAGGCCTCTCTCCGGATCGAAGGGCACTAACAATCTGCAATTGTAAGATCTTCCTAGTTGACTCATCTTGGCATCGAATGAATTCATTACCTGCCATATGGAATCAAAGCACTTATTGTCAAGTCACAAAATCTCGTCTTTTAACAATAATCCAAGTAAGACGCAATAGATTGTGAGAACAAACAGGCTGAATCAGACATACCTATCAATGTCGTGACACTACGAGAACAAGAACAACCAGACCCATTATCAATTCCACTTCGTCCCGGTATCTACAATGAAATTCCCATTTAATCAAATTGCAaaagatttcaaatttaattgaaGAAACAATGATCGTTAACAAATCTCAAAGCTACACAAGGAAAGGAACATAAACACTAACCCGAGATACGTAAGGCGTTAACTTTGACGACGAGGAGCTCAGAATAAATCGCAATGGAGAAAGCCAGCTTCATAGCACAAAACACGAAGCAAGTCAGTGAGCATTTCTTGAACTAGTAggcaacacacacacacacaccaaaaaaacaaaaagaaacccaATTCACTTACAGAGCTCTGTACATGTCTTTCAGACTCGATTCTGAGGTCCCTCgagattttttagaaaatttacgaaaaaaggagaaaacttacttcacaaaaactaaaatctctaagcgaacattttaaaattttccgaCTTTGATTAATCGGAACTCCGTTTTGATTATGTATCTGGGTTCTAGCAATCTGCACAAAGAGATGCGAACAtgtaagagaagagaagcaaacgaataaaaaaaaaaacatttcaggTTTATCAAACTGATGGAAAATACAATTAGTGGGCCAGGCCTTCTTCACAATTGGCCCATTTATGCATTTCTGATTTCTCTCCGGTCTAAATTGATTTAGACTGGTTTAGCTTTAATAGCTTCATCAAGGAGCCAGGGCAACAAACATCCATAAATGAAAGAACAATCTCATAGTTATACATGTccaaaattacatatatatagaaatagaaCATACACACTAGATTTTATTAAATGATAAaacttttacaaattttttaaattagttgcatcgataaattattatttcatattcttggtcatgtttctcatAACATTCTTCCTAATCTTCCCAGTGGGAGTCCTAGGAACATCCGTGAAAACTACAGTCTTTGGAACCAACTTCATGTTTGTTTTCCCAATCTTTCTTTTACAGAACTCAATG from Camelina sativa cultivar DH55 chromosome 7, Cs, whole genome shotgun sequence includes the following:
- the LOC104702386 gene encoding pentatricopeptide repeat-containing protein At1g76280-like isoform X1; protein product: MYRALWLSPLRFILSSSSSKLTPYVSRIPGRSGIDNGSGCSCSRSVTTLIGNEFIRCQDESTRKILQLQIVSALRSGERPGASALLLELIQGNYSLGADDFHVILNYCARSPDPVFVMETYSVMCKKEISLDSRSFLFIVQTLCNGGHLDKASEFIHSVGEDDSISPILPIYNYFLGACAKTRSGYHARKCLELMDQRSVGKNEITYAALLKLAVFQRNLSAVNDIWRHYIDHYSLNIVSLRKFIWSYTRLGDLKSAYELLQYMVDLALRGELFVQSRGGKLHSTRLDIPVPSNGETGSEKVAFGVNDHMVSPRLDAHGNNIVESNSSGAQSNEIESSRMALPRGQNKTPATRILRWSFNDVIHACGQSKNSELAKQLMLQMQNLGLLPSSHTYDGFIRAVAFPGGYEYGMSLLKVMQQQNLKPYDSTLATVSAYCSKAFQVDLAEHLLDQISECSHAYPFNNLLAAYDSLDQPERAVQVLARMKQLKLRPDMRTYELLFSLFGNVNAPYEEGNMLSQVDCCKRINAIEMDMLRNGFQHSPISRRNVLRALGAEGMVNEMIRHLQKAENLSVYSNTYLGTPTYNIVLHSLLEANETDLVINIFKRMISSGCPADAATYNIMIDCCSIIQSYKSACALVSMMIRDGFAPKAVTFTALMKILLNDRNFEEALNLLDQAALEEIHLDVLSYNTILRKAFEKGMIDVIEYIVEQMHREKVNPDPTTCHYVFTCYVEQGYHATALEALNVLSLRMLNEEDKESLQEKKKELEENFIMSEDPEAETKIIELFRDSEEHLAAALLNLRWCALLESRIIWSENQSPWAKELSKKYG
- the LOC104702385 gene encoding uncharacterized protein At1g04910-like isoform X1, coding for MSFHRRRYPYYNRLRRLLPLVFAVSLSLLILFAFLSFFAPPPGDSDRLHPGVRYSSNDPIKATGFRVPRGGGRPDRDIWRSRNAEFFYGCSNASNKFANAKTVTRNDRYLVIATSGGLNQQRTGIVDAVVAARILNATLVVPKLDQKSYWKDASDFSHIFDVDWFISFLSEYVKIVKQLPLKGGRVWTPSRMRVPRKCSERCYINRVSPVLNKRHAVQLNKFDYRLSNKLSDDLQKLRCRVNYHALKFTDPILTMGNELVRRMRLRSKHFIALHLR
- the LOC104702385 gene encoding uncharacterized protein LOC104702385 isoform X2, which gives rise to MSFHRRRYPYYNRLRRLLPLVFAVSLSLLILFAFLSFFAPPPGDSDRLHPGVRYSSNDPIKATGFRVPRGGGRPDRDIWRSRNAEFFYGCSNASNKFANAKTVTRNDRYLVIATSGGLNQQRTGIVDAVVAARILNATLVVPKLDQKSYWKDASDFSHIFDVDWFISFLSEYVKIVKQLPLKGGRVWTPSRMRVPRKCSERCYINRVSPVLNKRQFN
- the LOC104702386 gene encoding pentatricopeptide repeat-containing protein At1g76280-like isoform X2, which translates into the protein MYRALWLSPLRFILSSSSSKLTPYVSRIPGRSGIDNGSGCSCSRSVTTLIGNEFIRCQDESTRKILQLQIVSALRSGERPGASALLLELIQGNYSLGADDFHVILNYCARSPDPVFVMETYSVMCKKEISLDSRSFLFIVQTLCNGGHLDKASEFIHSVGEDDSISPILPIYNYFLGACAKTRSGYHARKCLELMDQRSVGKNEITYAALLKLAVFQRNLSAVNDIWRHYIDHYSLNIVSLRKFIWSYTRLGDLKSAYELLQYMVDLALRGELFVQSRGGKLHSTRLDIPVPSNGETGSEKVAFGVNDHMVSPRLDAHGNNIVESNSSGAQSNEIESSRMALPRGQNKTPATRILRWSFNDVIHACGQSKNSELAKQLMLQMQNLGLLPSSHTYDGFIRAVAFPGGYEYGMSLLKVMQQQNLKPYDSTLATVSAYCSKAFQVDLAEHLLDQISECSHAYPFNNLLAAYDSLDQPERAVQVLARMKQLKLRPDMRTYELLFSLFGNVNAPYEEGNMLSQVDCCKRINAIEMDMLRNGFQHSPISRRNVLRALGAEGMVNEMIRHLQKAENLSVYSNTYLGTPTYNIVLHSLLEANETDLVINIFKRMISSGCPADAATYNIMIDCCSIIQSYKSACALVSMMIRDGFAPKAVTFTALMKEFRGGT